In the genome of Methylotenera mobilis JLW8, the window ACCGCTAGAGAATATCTCGCTGGCAATGCCTGCAACGGTAGCGCTACCAACTAAAGGCAGAATGGCCTTGCTGCTGAAACTATAGTGTTTAGCAAACCAACGGCCAGCCAGCCACATAGAGCCATAAGCAGGCAATAGGAAACCGTAAGCTGGGGTAACGCAAAAGTTACTCACGCCTTGGAAATAAACAGAGTAAAGGTCTAAGCCTGTACATAACGCCAGTAATGCTGGAAACATAATTGCTGGACGCAGATACAAACCAGCAAGGAAAAATACGGCCAGTGATGCGCTAGGTAGGCTGTTGATTGAGGCAAAGTGATGACCACGCGTCACAATGATGAGTGCGGCAAGCACAACACCAATAAAGATTTGTTGTGTTTTAGAAAGTGTAAGCATAGTAGGTGCAGCCTCCGATGGTTTTGCTTTAATGATAATAGTTAAATAAAACATGATTTTATCGTAAATGCGTTTTGCTAGGGCGAGTTTTCGCTCGTCCTAGCAGTTAGCCAGCGTTAAGGTTTCATGTTGTAGCGTAAGCCTACAAACAAGTTACTGCCAGCGGTGTTGTAAGCGGGTGATGTTGCAGTGTTTCCTGTGTAAGCTAAAACGTAATTCTTATCCAGCACGTTATTGGCACGCGCCTCTAACTTCCACTCTGGGTTGATGCGGTAGTTAGCGGTGAAATTCAATAATGCATAGCCTGGCATGACTTTAGTGTTGGCAAGGTTGTTGTAGCGTGTAGAAGCGCCTTGCATCTCCGCGCCCCACTGCAAATCGCCCAATGTATGCATTAAATTAACTGAGCCGTAACGATTAGCTTGGCGTGGAGTTAAGTTATCTGTCGCCTCATCTCTTGGTGACTGTACAGTGAAGTTTCCACTTAAGAGTAAGTTGTCGCTTACATTCCAACTGGCATCTGTTGTCACACCTTGTATTTCAACTTTGCCAACGTTGATAGGGCAGAAGCCGCCAAGCGTGCAACTTGGAGTGGCAGGGCCTGCATTCGCGAGTAAGCTGCGAATTTTGTTCTGGAATACAACCACGCCAGCATTAAACTTGCCACCCGTGTATTTAACTCCAGCCTCTACGTTGTCTGACTTTTCTGGAGATAGCGTAGGATCACCAAAGTTTGGATAATACAATTGGTTAAAAGTAGGTGCTCTAAATGCTTTGCCATAATTAGCGGTAACGCGCCATTGAGGCGTGATGCGATAACCATAACCGGCACCGCCAGTGGTGAAATTGCCATACTGAGTGTTATGGTCTTCGCGTACAGAGGCTTGTACGGAGTGGTTGCCATGATCCAATAGGTAGCTAGCTAAGAAGCTATCATTGTTACGCTCTTTTTTGAATTTGGTTTTAACGTTGGCTACGCTGCTGACGTCTTGCTCAAGTCGATCATAAGCCAAGGTAAGTTTGCCCAGTGGCAAAGTAAAGTCATTTTGCCAAGAGAGCTGTTGTTGCTCAGTACGATACTTACTTATGCCTTTAGGGTTGTAGGTAGAGCTTGCTTTGGATGTGTTCGGTTTTGCATAGCTATCTGAGTCATCTACCCCCATGCCAAGCTTGAATGTACTATGCCAGAAATCAGTAAATTGGTTTTTGCTGGTAAAAGCATAGCTTTGTAGCGTTTGCTCAGTAAAGTTCTCGTAATTAGAACCATCAAACTCGTTGTGCCCTTTGCTCTCAAAGAACTGCAGTCCCCATGTGTGGCCTTTTGCCAGCTCAAGTTCTGCATAAGCGGAAGTGCTTAAGTTGCGGTAGCTGTCATCGTCTGAGTCTTTGCCTGTGCGGATGCGACGGGCGGAAAAGCTGTCAGTATCCAAACTGCTGACGTTTACGCCATACTTAAGTGCGTTGATACCGCCGTTGATGCCAAACTCTGCAGTTTTTGTATTGTAAGAACCTAGGCCTACCGCGGCATTCACTAATGGTTTATCCGATAAGCTTTTGCGTGTAAAAATCTGAATCACGCCGCCAATTGCATCAGCACCATATAGGCTAGATGCAGGACCACGTAAGATTTCTATTTTTTCGATTTGGCCTAGTGGAATGTTTTCAAAAGAGGTCCTCCCTAGCGTAGCGGAGTTCATGCGTAGGCCATCAACTAGCACTACTGTTTGTTCTGAGCTGGTGCCTCTTAAAAAGACGCTGGCCTCAGTGCCCGCACCTCCGGTAGTAACAATCTGTACGCCAGGTTGCTGGCGCAGAACGTCAGTAATAGAACCTGCGCCCATGCGCTCTATTTCTTCTCGGTCAATTATAGTTACGTCGCCGATCACATTTTGGCGTGCTTGTGGCGTACGTGTGGCTGTCACTACAACCTCGTCTAAGTTGATGGTGTCTGTAGCGTAGACTGTTGGATGAAACGCTAGGCCAATCAGGCCAGCGATGATTTTTTTGTTCATTTGAATTTCCCTATGCGACATGCGACCCCGCATGTAACTGATAACTAAGGAAATACAGAAAGGATAAGTGTCGAAACGAAAAGAATTCACGGCACAAGTTTGTACTTGTGCGCTACGTTTTGAACAACCGTCACCCCGCGGTATTTCCAACTAATTGTTGCGAGGCCGGTCTCCGGGCTCGTGAATGACATGTTTTGCACCTTCCCAAGCAGGGGCTATCAAAATAGCGTGGCTCAGTGGTTTATTGCAAAACAATATGATTGAAAATCATATTCACTTACCGTTGCGGGGGCAGCACAGGGATTGTTATCCGCTCAGAATGACGTATTAACGCACCTATTTCCCAGTTTCACCTTGTTTGTTAACAACAAACATGGCACCTATCAACAACGACAATTATAACGTTTAAAGATTCAATCAGGCGAACTATCTGGGATAAATTTATTTGTAATGTGTTGTAATACTTTTAAAAATCGCTGTTAGCTATTGACTACAATCATTTTTTTCAATTATAGTGATTGTATGGACGCAGACTTAACAGCACTAGAGCAAAAACTGTTGCAATTAATTGCACGGTATAACGAGCTACGCGACGAGAACGCGCGCCTACGTGTTGATCTAGGCGCTATGGAATCTGATACCGCTTTGCTAAAAGCGAACATGGCTCAAGCCAGCGAACGTATCGAAGCGTTAATGCAAAGCCTGCCTTAGTTTTCAATAAACGATTATTTTCGAGTAAAAGCTAATGAGTGAAATTAAAGGCGTTGATGTCAATATCATGGGGCGTGACTTTACCGTGTCATGCACGGATGAAGAGCGTCCAGGTTTGCTTAATGCCGTCAATTTTTTAGACAAGAAAATGCGCGATATTCGCGATAGCGGCAAAGTTATCGGGGTGGAGCGTATTGCGATTATGACTGCGCTCAATTTGTCTTATGAGCTGCTCAATAGTAAAAGCGGCGATGTGAATATCGGCGATATCAAGCGTAGAATCTCTATGATGCAAGATCAGATAGATCAAGCTTGTGAGCTAAAATAAGTATTTTTACAAGTAATTTATTTAGATCGCTATTACGTTTTCTTGATAGCGTTTTCTTGTAACTGGAGTAGAATCAATTCAATCGTTTTATGATTAAAAATAAAACGTCAGGTTATACAGTTTGTTCTCTGCGGCGTGGTTTAGGCTAATAATTCCTTGAACTAGTTTATAGCATCGGTTTTAGTCATTCGAGTTGTTGTGTGAGCGCTCTCATGGTGAGTTCTTTTAGAACCCCTTGGCGAGTGACCCTAATGCGCTCTAGGCTGTTACCACTTGAGCCTTTTTGGTTCAGGATGCTGGCTTAGGCTACGTCCGTGGAGAACTCCTTACTTGATCGCAGGCCTGCTACCTGGATCTATCTTAAGGCGTGATATTTCAAGTCCGCCAAGCTCACAATTTCCAAGCACTTTTCATGACAGCTTTCTAGTATCACTGGCGGTGCAAATCCAGCCTCTGATGCCTCTAGCCAGCGGCTTGCGCACAAGCACCAGCGGTCGCCAGCGCGTAATCCCTCAAAGCCGTATTCGGGACGTGGTGTGCTTAAATCGTTGCCTCTGGAGATTGAAAACGCGAGAAACTCTTCAGTCATTTGCGCACAGACCGTATGGCTACCATGGTCTTCAGCGCCAGTTTCGCAGCAGCCTGAACGGGTGAATCCGGTGACGGGATCTAGGCTGCAAGTTTGTAATGCGGTACCAAGTACGTTTTTTTGTTGTAGTTTTGTCATCTTAGCGTTGATTCAGTTTGGAGTTGGTTCTATTTGATTAGATATAGATTATCATAGACGCTCATTTTTTACAGGAAAACGTAATGCGATATTGGTTAATGAAGTCGGAGCCATCCGATGTTTCAATTGACGACTTAGCCGGCTTTGAGAATCAAACCGTGGACTGGTATGGCGTGCGTAACTATCAGGCACGTAACTTTATGCGCGACCAGATGCAGGTGGGGGACGGCGTGTTGTTCTACCATTCCAATTGCGACGAGCCAGGTATCGCAGGCATCGCCGAAGTTGCGACACTAGCCTACCCAGATCGCTTGCAGTTTATTGAAGGCCATAAGTACTTTGACCCCAAAGCCACGCCAGAGACTCCACGCTGGTTTAATGTGGATGTGAAGTTGGTGCGTAAAACGCGTTTGTTGAGTTTGAAAGAGATGCGCGAGACGCCTGAATTGGAAAACTTGCGCATACTGCAACGCGGTAACCGCTTGTCGATTACGCCAGTTGATCCTAGGGATTGGGCATTTATACTGGAGCAGTTGAAATAAAAAAAGCTCCTATCATAGATAGGAGCTTTAGCAAGAAACGGCCTACTTCATAGGGTAGTCATTGGCTAGCTATCTACTTATTTAGTACCCAATTTAGTGTCTAGGCTACCCATGGATTTTGGATAAGTCACGATACCCCAAGGCATGTCTTTCACCTCGATTTGTTTCGTTACTTCCAGTTTCTGCGCGTCAATCACGTAAACCGCATCTGATTTACCGCAAGCTAACAGCAGTTGTTTGTCATCTGGGGTAAATGTGAAGTGCCAGCAACGGTTGCCGGTAGGGATGTCTTTTATTTTCTCATAAGTTTTAGCGTTAAATACTTGTAGCGCTTTTTGTTTGTTAGTTGCTACAAAAATGTGCTCACCGGTTTTGTCGTAAGAAATGCCGTAAGGCGTTTCGCCAGTATCTACGGTGCGTACAAAGTTAAAGTCTTTATCCAGCACCATGATTTTGTTGCCATACTCGAGTGTGGCTAAGTAGGTATTGCCATCTGGTGATACTTTAATGCCACGTGGGCGATCGCCATACTCATGGGTCTGAATGGTTTTCACCAAGCTGCCGTCAGCAATATTGTGTACGGTCACGGTGTTGTCCGCTTCATTGGTGATCACTAAGTTTTTACCGTCGGCTGAAAACTCAATGCCTTCTGTTTCAGGGCCGCCAGTGATTTCACGTACTTTTTCACCTTTAGTCAAATCGACAACAGCGATTTTGGCGGGGATTTTCTCTTCATCATCGTCATCCTCTTCAACTTTGGCCTTTTCACCTGGTTTCGGTGGTGGGCCACCTACGGCGCTTGGTTCGGATGATATAAATGCGTAGTTACCGCTGATGCGCACAAACTCTGGATTTTTGCCTACAGGGATTTGTTGTAACA includes:
- a CDS encoding beta-propeller fold lactonase family protein, with protein sequence MKFTPAFSKTRISLILLALMAGINGCSKDPANQTPAADNATTGGVAYVTRQDAGVSVIDLATMQVVKEFDIKAESPRGLGITDDGKKLVVATRENASVSVIDTATGTVLQQIPVGKNPEFVRISGNYAFISSEPSAVGGPPPKPGEKAKVEEDDDDEEKIPAKIAVVDLTKGEKVREITGGPETEGIEFSADGKNLVITNEADNTVTVHNIADGSLVKTIQTHEYGDRPRGIKVSPDGNTYLATLEYGNKIMVLDKDFNFVRTVDTGETPYGISYDKTGEHIFVATNKQKALQVFNAKTYEKIKDIPTGNRCWHFTFTPDDKQLLLACGKSDAVYVIDAQKLEVTKQIEVKDMPWGIVTYPKSMGSLDTKLGTK
- a CDS encoding EVE domain-containing protein; amino-acid sequence: MRYWLMKSEPSDVSIDDLAGFENQTVDWYGVRNYQARNFMRDQMQVGDGVLFYHSNCDEPGIAGIAEVATLAYPDRLQFIEGHKYFDPKATPETPRWFNVDVKLVRKTRLLSLKEMRETPELENLRILQRGNRLSITPVDPRDWAFILEQLK
- a CDS encoding DUF2237 family protein; this translates as MTKLQQKNVLGTALQTCSLDPVTGFTRSGCCETGAEDHGSHTVCAQMTEEFLAFSISRGNDLSTPRPEYGFEGLRAGDRWCLCASRWLEASEAGFAPPVILESCHEKCLEIVSLADLKYHALR
- a CDS encoding TonB-dependent receptor domain-containing protein, which codes for MNKKIIAGLIGLAFHPTVYATDTINLDEVVVTATRTPQARQNVIGDVTIIDREEIERMGAGSITDVLRQQPGVQIVTTGGAGTEASVFLRGTSSEQTVVLVDGLRMNSATLGRTSFENIPLGQIEKIEILRGPASSLYGADAIGGVIQIFTRKSLSDKPLVNAAVGLGSYNTKTAEFGINGGINALKYGVNVSSLDTDSFSARRIRTGKDSDDDSYRNLSTSAYAELELAKGHTWGLQFFESKGHNEFDGSNYENFTEQTLQSYAFTSKNQFTDFWHSTFKLGMGVDDSDSYAKPNTSKASSTYNPKGISKYRTEQQQLSWQNDFTLPLGKLTLAYDRLEQDVSSVANVKTKFKKERNNDSFLASYLLDHGNHSVQASVREDHNTQYGNFTTGGAGYGYRITPQWRVTANYGKAFRAPTFNQLYYPNFGDPTLSPEKSDNVEAGVKYTGGKFNAGVVVFQNKIRSLLANAGPATPSCTLGGFCPINVGKVEIQGVTTDASWNVSDNLLLSGNFTVQSPRDEATDNLTPRQANRYGSVNLMHTLGDLQWGAEMQGASTRYNNLANTKVMPGYALLNFTANYRINPEWKLEARANNVLDKNYVLAYTGNTATSPAYNTAGSNLFVGLRYNMKP
- a CDS encoding cell division protein ZapA; this translates as MSEIKGVDVNIMGRDFTVSCTDEERPGLLNAVNFLDKKMRDIRDSGKVIGVERIAIMTALNLSYELLNSKSGDVNIGDIKRRISMMQDQIDQACELK